The region TCGTGACCCTGATCGGCCCCAACGGCGCTGGCAAAACCACTCTGGTGCGCGCCGTACTCGGCCTGTTGAAACCGGACAGCGGTAGCGTCTGGCGCAAGCCGAAACTGCGCGTTGGCTACATGCCGCAAAAACTTCACGTCGATCCAACCCTGCCGCTGTCGGTGCTGCGCTTCTTGCGCTTGGTGCCGGGAGTGGACCGTGCTCGTGCGTTGTCGGCCCTCAAGGAAGTCGGCGCCGAGCATGTCATCGACAGCCCGGTACAAACGGTGTCTGGTGGCGAAATGCAGCGTGTGCTGCTGGCCCGGGCGCTGTTGCGTGAACCGGAACTGCTCGTGCTCGACGAGCCGGTGCAAGGCGTCGATGTGGCCGGTCAGGCCGAGTTGTACAGCCTGATCACGCGTTTGCGTGACCGTCACGGCTGCGGCGTGCTGATGGTTTCCCACGATTTGCACCTGGTGATGAGCACCACCGATCAGGTGGTTTGCCTGAATCGCCACGTCTGTTGCTCCGGGCACCCGGAACACGTCAGCGGCGATCCAGCCTTCGTCGAGCTGTTCGGCAAGAACGCACAAAGCCTGGCGATTTATCACCACCATCACGACCATGCTCATGACCTGCATGGCTCGGTGGTCAGCGCGACCGCGTCGGCCCAACCCCACGTCCATGGAGATAGCTGCAAGCATGGCTGATTTTCTGCTCTACGCCCTGCTTGCAGGTCTGGCCCTGGCCGTGGTCGCGGGCCCGCTGGGTTCGTTCGTGGTCTGGCGCCGGATGGCCTACTTCGGCGATACCTTGTCCCACGCCGCGCTGCTGGGTGTAGCCCTGGGCTTTCTGTTGGACGTGAGCCCGACCGTGGCGGTGACCGTCGGTTGCCTGCTGCTGGCGGTGTTGCTGGTGACTTTGCAGCAGCGTCAGCCGCTGGCGTCTGACACGCTTTTGGGAATTCTCGCACCGAGCACGCTCTCGCTGGGCCTGGTGGTACTAAGCTTCATGCATGAAGTGCGGATCGACCTGATGGCCTATCTGTTCGGCGACCTGCTGGCGATCAGCCCGACCGATCTGGCCTGGATCCTCGGCGGCAGTGCGGCGGTGCTGGCGTTGCTGGTGACGTTGTGGCGGCCATTGCTGGCGATCACCGTGCACGAAGAGTTGGCCACGGTGGAAGGTTTGCCGGTGGCAGCGTTGCGCCTGACGCTGATGTTGCTGATTGCCATAGTGATTGCCGTGGCGATGAAAATCGTCGGTGTGTTGCTGATTACCTCGTTGTTGATCATCCCGGCAGCTGCGGCACAACGTCACGCCCGCTCGCCGGAGCAGATGGCATTGGGCGCGAGCCTGCTGGGCATGCTCGCGGTGTGTGGCGGGTTGGCGTTGTCGTGGTTCAAGGACACCCCGGCGGGCCCATCGATTGTTGTGACGGCCGCCGCACTGTTTCTGCTGAGTTTTGTCCTGCCCCGTCGAGGGGTGTAGACTTGCTCGTTTTTTGCGCAAATAGAGAGTCGCAGGAATGAAGTCGTTCGCCTCCCGTTATCTGCTCCTTGTCGCATTTTCTCTGCTGCTGGGCGCTTGCCAAAGCACGCCACCGGCGGCCACCGAGGCCCCCGATGCACGGGCTGCGGCGATCGCACAACTGGAACAAAACCTGGCCAGCAGCGAGCTGGCCACCGCCGAAGATCAACTGGCTGCCTTGCAGGCCCAGTCGCCCGACGACCCAAGCCTTGTGCAGTACCAACGGCAACTGGCCGAAGCCTATCTGCAACGCAGCCAGATTGTGTTGCAAAAAGGCGATGTAAACGCTGCCGCGACCGCCCTGAGCCGTGCCCGGGCATTGATGCCCAAGGCCCCGGCGCTGACCGGCGGGGTTAACAACGCCATCGTCAATGCGCGCAAGGCTGAGCTGGACAAGGCTGAGGCAGCGCTCATGGCTGCTGAAGCCAAGCCGAAAGCCAAAGTTATCGACCCGACGGCGCAAAGCACCACGGTGGCGTTGAACCTCACCGATATGAGCAAACTGCGTCGTCAACTGGATGCTATCGCCGCCGATGTGGTGAATTATGAATGCGATGTGAGCATTCAGGCGCCGCGTACTCAGGATTACCCTTGGTTGGCGACGTTGCTGACCAACCGGGTGAAGAAGCTTGATTCGGATTTCGATTTGAAGATCGAGAAGCAGATCCTGCGCAATGTGCCGGCGCAGATGGTGTTGAGTCCGCGTAAGCCTTAAAAGCTTCGCGGGCAAGCCTCGCTCCTACAGGGGCACGTCGTTCACACTATTGGCGAACGACATAAAACCTGTAGGAGCGAGGCTTGCCCGCGAAGGCGCCCTCCCTAACGAAACACCTCTCTAGGCCGGAATCGCCTTGGCCTTAGGCTCCCTGTCCCAAACCCGATGCTGCCCAATCGCGGCAAAAAACGCCTTGAACAGCTTGGCATCCGCGCCAACGATCAACCCCGCATCCGCCTCCAGTTTCAACACATCCAGCAATTGCCTGGCCTCGCCATGCAACGCAATCGCCTTCAGGTGCTTGTAGGCCTCCAGCAAGTAATGCAACGCCACGCCATCACCGCTCAACGCCTTGATCGACGCGGCGCCACCCGGCACGAACACCGCATCGAACGCCACCGACGGCAGACCTTCCATCGACGCATCCACCGGCAGTGACTTGCCATTGGCAGTTGTCACCGGCGCCGAAGTCGGCCCAAGCAATTTGGCGTGAGCACCCTCGGCGGTCAGCGCTTTCTTTATCGCCTCAATCGCTGCACCATCGACGCCGTTGGCCGCAAGAATCGCCACTTTCCGGGTTTTGATGTTTTCTGGCAGTAAATTGGCCTGACTCAGCGCTGGGGAGTGATCCAGCGACGTTTTGCGCACATCCACAGTCCCGGCTTTCGGCGCCGGCAGACCCAGGTTCTGCGCCACACGCTTGGCCAGTTCCAGATCGATATTGGCGAGGATCTCGTTAACTTGCCGCTCACGAATCCACAACCGTTCAACCTTACCCAACTCGAAGCTGTAAGCCGAGATGATGTGTTCCTGCTCGTGCTTGCTCATGCTCTTGAAGAACAGCCGCGCCTGGGAAAAGTGATCGCTGAACGACTCGCTGCGCTGACGAATCTTGTTGGCGTCGATGCGTTCCGGATATGTCTCGAAGCCACCGTCCTTCGCCGCCGCGGGGTTTCTTTCGGCCAACCGCCATCAATCGAGTTGGGCTCGTAGGACGCGCGACCCTTGTCGATGGTGGTTCGGTGCAAGGCATCGCGCTGGCCGTTGTGGAAGGGAGTGACCGGGCGGTTGATCGGGATTTCGTGAAAGTTTGGGCCGCCGAGTCGGCTGATTTGCGTGTCGGTGTAGGAAAACAACCGACCTTGCAGCAGTGGATCGTTGGAGAAGTCGATGCCTGGGACGATGTGCCCAGGGCAAAACGCAACCTGCTCGGTTTCGGCGAAGAAATTGTCCGGGTTGCGGTTCAACACCATTTTGCCCAGTGGTGTGATCGGGACGATTTCTTCCGGGATCAGTTTGGTCGGGTCGAGGATGTCGAAGTCGAAGCTGTGCTCGTTCTCTTCTTCGATAATTTGTACGCCAAGTTCCCATTCCGGGTAGTCCCCGGTCTCGATGGCCTCCCAGAGATCGCGACGGTGGAAGTCAGTGTCTTTACCGGCGAGTTTCTGCGCCTCATCCCACACCAGCGAGCAAGTGCCGGCGGTAGGGCGCCAGTGGAATTTGACGAAGCGCGATTTGCCTTCGGCATTGATCAGCCGAAAGGTGTGGATGCCGAAGCCCTGCATGCTGCGCAGGCTTTTCGGGATCGCCCGGTCGGACATCGTCCAGATGACCATGTGTGCCGACTCGGGTTGCAGGGACACGAAGTCCCAGAACGTGTCATGGGCCGAGCCGCCAGTCGGCATATCGTTGTGGGGCTCGGGTTTTACCGCGTGGACGAAGTCGGGAAACTTGATCGCGTCCTGAATGAAGAACACCGGCATGTTGTTGCCCACCAGGTCGAAGTTGCCTTCGTCGGTGAAGAACTTCACAGCGAAACCTCGTACGTCCCGCACAGTATCGCCTGACCCGCGCGGGCCTTGAACGGTAGAGAAACGGGTGAATACCGGGGTTTTCTTGCCCGGCTCCTGTAGGAAACCAGCCTTGGTCAGAGCGGAGTGGTTTTCGTAGGTCTGGAAGTAGCCATGGGCGCCGGTGCCTCGGGCATGAACGATGCGCTCCGGAATGCGTTCATGGTCAAAATGCGTGATCTTTTCACGCATGATGAAGTCTTCCAGCAGCGACGGCCCGCGGGCTCCGACCTTCAAGCTGTTCTGGTTGTCCGAAACCTTCACGCCTTGGTTGGTGCGCAATGCCTGTTCAGTGGCATCGGAGCGAAATTGTTCCAGGCTATCGAGCTTGGCGTTGGTGTTGCCGCGGTCCAGGGTGTCGGTCCCGGCCAATGCGCTTTTGGGAGCGCCAGGCTTCTTGGTACTCATCAGTCGTAAACTCCTCGTTGCGATTCCTGCCGTAGCCAGGATTCTTGTGCAATTCCCCAGGCACGGCACCGGGGGCGTTTTCGAGTTGCCTAATTAGTGACTGATGAGGTTTTTAGCCGTTCCTTTTTTATGACCTTTGATCGCGTTATTTCCAAATGAAAGGATGAATGCGGAATAAATGCTAATAACCTCTATACGGACAGGCTAAAATGCGCGCCCGGCTAACCGCTGATCCTTTTCCAACGCGCCCCACAAGGTTCGCTACGTGATCGAGTTTCAAAACGTCCATAAGACTTACCGCGTCGCCGGTAAGGATATTCCCGCCCTGCATCCGACCAGTCTGACGATTGAGAACGGTCAGGTCTTCGGCCTGATCGGTCATTCCGGTGCGGGAAAAAGTACCCTGCTGCGTCTGATCAATCGCCTGGAAGAGTCCAGTGGCGGCAAGATCTTCGTCGATGGCGAGGAAGTCACGGCGCTGGATGCCAATAGCCTGCGACGTTTCCGTCAGCAAGTCGGGATGATTTTCCAGCACTTCAACCTGCTGGCGTCCAAGACTGTGGCCGACAACGTCGCGCTGCCGCTGACCCTGGCCGGTGAGTTGTCCCGCGGCGAGATCGACCAGCGTGTGGCTGAACTGTTGGCCCGGGTAGGTTTGTCCGACCACGCCAGGAAGTACCCGGCGCAGTTGTCCGGTGGCCAGAAGCAGCGCGTCGGCATCGCCCGCGCCCTCGCGAGCCAGCCCGCCAATCCTCCTCGCGCGACGAGGCCACGAGCGCCCTCGACCCACGAGACGACCGCATCGAAGTGCTGCGACCTGCTGGCCCGGGATCAACCGGGAATTCGGTGCTGACGATCATGCGTGATCACGCACGAGATGGACGTGATCCAGACGATCGCGAGCAAGGTCGCGGTGATGGACGCTGGCGTGATCGTCGAGCAAGGCTCGGTGGCTGAGGTGTTCCTGCATCCCAAGCACCCGACCACCAAGCGTTTCGTACAAGAAAGCGAGCAGATCGACGAAAGCGAACAGCGCGACGACTTCGCTCACGTGCCGGGCCGTATCGTGCGTCTGACCTTCCAGGGCGAAGCGACCTACGCGCCATTGCTGGGTACCGTCGCTCGGGAAACCGGCGTGGACTACAGCATCCTGGCCGGTCGTATCGACCGCATCAAAGACGTCCCTTACGGGCAACTGACCCTGGCCGTCACCGGCGGCGACATGGAAGCGGCGTTCGGCCTCTTCACCGCGGCTGACGTCCACATGGAGGTGCTGCGCTAATGGAAGCCCTGATGAGTTTCTTCGCCAATATCGACTGGCTCGAGATCTGGCTGGCCACCGGCGACACCCTGCTGATGCTCGGCGGTTCGCTGTTGTTCACGGTGTTGCTCGGCTTGCCGCTGGGCGTGTTGTTGTTCCTGTGCAGCCCGCGTCAGTTGCTCGAATCCAAAGGCATCTACGCTGTGTTGTCGCTGGCGGTGAACATCCTGCGTTCGCTGCCGTTCATCATTTTGCTGATTGTGATGATCCCGTTCACGGTGTTGATCACCGGTACTTCGCTCGGTGTTGCTGGCGCGATTCCACCGTTGGTGGTGGGCGCTACGCCGTTCTTCGCACGACTGGTGGAAACCGCCCTGCGTGAAGTCGATCGCGGCATCATCGAAGCGACCCAGGCCATGGGCGCGACTACCAAGCAGATCATCATCAACGCCCTGCTGCCAGAAGCCCGTCCGGGCATTTACGCGGCGATTACGGTGACGGCAATTACACTGGTGTCCTACACGGCAATGGCTGGTGTGGTCGGCGCCGGTGGCTTGGGCGACCTGGCCATCCGTTTCGGCTACCAGCGTTTCCAGACCGATGTAATGATCGTCACCGTGGTCCTGTTGCTGGTGCTGGTGCAGGTGCTGCAAATGGTTGGCGACAGGTTGGTCGTACACTTTTCCAGAAAATAAATGGTTCACATAACCAAGACATGAGCCGGCCATTCGCTGGCAGGCGCCACACGGGCGCCTCACAAGGAGTTAGCTGAATGAAAAAACTACTCGTCGCGTTCGCAGCCGTTGCCGCGTTCTCTGCCCAGGCTGCTGAAACCCTGACCGTCGCCGCGACGCCGGTTCCGCATGCGGAGATTCTGGAGTTCGTGAAACCGGCCCTGGCCAAAGAAGGCGTGGACCTGAAAGTCAAAGTCTTCACCGACTACATCCAGCCGAACGTGCAGGTCGCCGAGAAGCGTCTGGATGCCAACTTCTTCCAGCACCAGCCGTACCTGGATGAGTTCAACAAGGCCAAGGGTACCAACCTGGTTGCTGTTGCCGGCGTACACCTGGAACCACTGGGCGCTTACTCCAGCAAGTACAAAACCCTGGCTGAACTGCCTGGCGGCGCCAACGTGGTGATCCCGAACGACGCCACCAACGGCGGCCGTGCGCTGTTGCTGCTGCAGAAGGCTGGCCTGATCAAGTTGAAGGATGCGAACAACATCCTGTCGACCGTCAAGGACATCACCGAGAACTCCAAGGACCTGAAATTCCGCGAACTGGAAGCCGCGACCATCCCGCGCGTACTGACCCAGGTCGACCTGGCGCTGATCAACACCAACTACGCGCTGGAAGCCAAGCTTGATCCGTCCAAGGACGCACTGGTCATCGAAGGCAATGACTCGCCTTACGTGAACATCCTGGTGGCCCGTCCAGACGACAAGGACAGCGACGCGATGAAGAAACTGGTTGCTGCCCTGCACAGCCCGGAAGTGAAAGCGTTCATTCTCGAGAAGTACAAAGGCGCGGTATTGCCGGCGTTCTGATCTGCGGATGCAACGAAAAAAGGGCGCATTCAATGCGCCCCTTTTTTGTGCCTGAAACACCGACCCTGTGGGAGCGGGCTTGCTCGCGAAAGCGGTGGGTCAGCCGACATATATGCTGAATGACACACCGTATTCGCGAGCAAGCCCGCTCCCACATTGGTGCTGTGTTAGCCCTAATCATTGACGTTTAAGCATCACCGGCAACTGCGCCACCAACTTCACGTTGTTCAGCGGTGCGCGAATGAACCCGCGCTGCGTCCCGTCCGGCCCGATTACCGCGAGGTTGCCGCTGTGGTCGACCGTGTAGTTAGGCTTGCTGGTGTCCGCCGGAATAAACGGAATGCTCACCGCGTTGGCGAGTTTCTGGATGTCTTCCACCGACGAGGCGGTCAGTCCCTGGAACTGCGGGTCGAAGTAACCCAAATACTGTTTGAGCTGCTTGGGCGTGTCGCGGTTCGGGTCGACGCTGACCAGGATGATCTGCAACTTGGCCGCCGCTTCTGGCGGCAGTTCGCTCTTGATCTGACGCAACTGGGCGAGGGTGGTCGGGCAGATGTCCGGGCAGAAGGTGTAGCCAAAGAACAGCAGACTCCACTTGTCTTTCAGCTCGTTGACCGCCACCGGTTTGCCGTCCTGGTCGGTCATCGTCACGCTCGGCAGGTTACGGCTTTGCGGCAGCAAGATGATCCCGGCGTCGATCAGTGCCGTCGGGTCACCCTGGCCCTTGCCGGACAGCACTTTGTTGACGGTCAGGCCCAGCACAAGCGCGATCAGGGCAACGAGGATGAAGACGGTTTTCTGAGTTCGAGTCATAGGTTCAACAGTAAGTAGTGGTCTACGAGCAGGGCGATAAACAGCAGGAACAAGTACCAAATAGAGTACTTGAACGTGTTGATCGCCGCGTGCGGCCGAGTGCCACGGTACAGCACCACGGCCCATTGCAGAAACCTCGCGCCCAGTCCCAAGGCACAAACGAGGTAGAGCACACCGCTCATGTGGATCACATAAGGCATCAGGCTGACCGCCAGCAGCGCGAAGGTGTAAAGCAGGATGTGGACTTTGGTGTAGTGCTCGCCGTGGGTCACCGGCAGCATCGGAATGTCGGCCTTGGCATATTCCTCTTTGCGGTGAATGGCCAGGGCCCAGAAGTGTGGCGGGGTCCAGGCGAAGATGATCAGCACCAGCAGCAACGGTTCGGCACCGATATGCCCGGTCGCGGCGGTCCAGCCGAGTAGCGGCGGGGCAGCGCCGGCGAGTCCGCCGATGACGATGTTCTGCGGCGTCGCGCGTTTCAGGAAACCGGTGTAGACCACTGCATAGCCGAGCAGGGAGGCAAGGGTCAGCCAAGCAGTCAGCGGATTGGTGAACGCCAGCAACAATGCCTGACCGAGCAGCGCCAGCACCAAGGCAAAGGTCAACGCCGCTGCGGGTGACACCCGGCCTTCAGCCAGCGGTCGCTTGTGAGTCCGCGCCATCACCGCATCGATCCGCCGGTCCACCACATGATTGACCGCCGCCGCGCCACCAGCACACAGGGCGATCCCCAGATTGCCGAACACCAGCACCGTCCACGGCACTCCGGCGCGGGTCGCGAGGAACATGCCCACCAAGGATGTGATGAGCATCAGCACCACCACTTTCGGCTTGGTCAGTTCCAGATAATCCCGCCAGATTGCCTGACTGTGACGTTCGCCGATCAGAGTCGCCATGGCATCTCTCCTTTTATTGTTATGGGCCCGGCGGAGTGTTTACGCAGGCTGAAACGCCAGCGCGCAGGGGATTGCTGCTTGACCCGAACCAGACTGGTTCGCGCGTGATAATTGACCAGCACCATCGTCAGCAACAACGTCGCACCGCCCGCGTTGTGGGCGACGGCAATCGGCAGCGGCAGGTGAAACAGCACGTTGCTGATGCCCAGGGTGATTTGTGCGCCGAGGGCGATCAACACAAGGCCTGCGAGACGAGTCATGCCGACCACTTTTAGCTGCCAGGCCAGGCCCAGCAGCACCAGCGTCACCAGTAGGGCGCCGATCCGGTGGGTCAGGTGAATCGCGGTGCGGGCATCGCTGTCCAGTTGCCCGCCGAGGTAATTGGGCCCGATGTGTTGGGTCAGGTGAAAACCGTTGGCGAAATCAGCTGGTGGCAGCCATTGGCCGTGGCAGGTCGGGAAGTCGATGCACGCCACTGCCGCGTAGTTGGAACTGACCCAGCCGCCGAGGGCGATTTGCAGGATCACCAGCAGCAAGCCGGCGGTCGCCCAGTACTGCAAGCGTTTTGGCACCGTTAGGGCCGGCAATACGCCGGACAGCCGTAGGGTCAGCAGAAACAACAAACTCAGGGTCGCGAACCCGCCAAGCAAATGCCCGGTGACCACTTGCGGCCAGAGCTTGAGCGTCACCGTCCACATGCCGAACGCCGCTTGGGCGAACACCACCGCCAACAGAAACAACGGCAATTTCACCGGTTGCCCCGGGTGACGACGATGAACCCAGGCACGACCGGCCAGCACCGAGATCAACAGCCCCAGCGTGCCGGCGAAGTAGCGGTGGATCATCTCGTTCCAGCCTTTGTGGGCAACGACCGGCGTATCGGGGAAATGCAGTTCGGCATGGGCTAACTGGGCTTCGCTTTTTGGCACGCTGATAAAGCCGTAGCAACCCGGCCAGTCCGGGCAGCCGAGGCCGGCGTGGGTCAGGCGAGTGTAGGCGCCGAGCAACACCACAATCAGTGCCAGCAAGGTGGCAAACAGCGCGAGGCGAAATCCAGGTTTGGCCATGACGATGCCCTTATCCGATGTTCGACAGTTTCAGCAGTTGACGCAGATCGTTCAGCAGGTCCTTGCCCTTGACCGTCGGGTCGTAGCGCAGCACCAGATTGCCGTGGGGGTCGATGATCCACAGCTGCGGCGCGGTCTTGTCCCCTGTTGTTTTACTGAACGTGGTCAAGTCCATGGGATAGCGCTGCAGTTGTGGATATTCGCGAGTCAGCTTGGCTTCATAGTCGGCGGTCAGCGGTTGCGCCGCTGCCAATGCATGACTGGCACGGGACGCATCGCGACCGAGGCCGATCTGGATTTGCCGCGCCAGGTACACCAGTTGCTGGCAGTCCACCAAGCAGTCCTTGGGCGCGGTCACCAGCATTTGCCAGCGATCCTCTTCGGCCTGCACGCCGAGGTCGGCGCGGGTCTGGCCGTTGCCGATCAGTTCGCCGTGATAACTGCGGCCGTCCGGCACCCAGAAATTCAGTTTGTACATGCCGGTGGCGAGGATCATCGGACCGATCACCCCGAGCAGGATCAGCAGCAGTTGCAAACGCCCCTTGCGCCGACTCGCCGGCGTTTTCGCCTCAGACATGCTGGGTGGATTCATGGCCGCTCCCATGGTGTTTCTCCTTTGCGTTGTGCCAGCCGAGGTAGATAAAAAGGCCAAACAGGGCGATCGCCATGGCGAACCACTGCACGGCATAAGCGATGTGTTTTTCCGGTCCCATGGCCACCACCGGCCAATCGGCCTGGTAGGACGCGGGGCCGGTTTCTTCACGTAATTCGTAGGCGAAACCTTCGCGATTGAGCGAAGCCCAGAGCTTGGCCGGTTCGACGGCGGTGATCAGCTTCGGCCAGGTCGATGTCGTTGGATCGGCGTGTAATTGGAACGTCGCGCCGGGGGAAACGTAGACCCACGCGTCAATGCTCTGCGCTTCGGTGGGTGTCTTGAATTGCGGTGGGGTGCGGCGCTCCGGCCACGGCAACCAACCGCGATTGACCAGCAACCAAAGCCCGGTCGCTTGATCATGAAACGGTTGCAGCAACTCGACGCCGACCTTGCCGTTGCGCTGGCGGTTATCCAGCAACAAGCTGTGCTCGGCATCGAACTGGCCGTACAGGTGCACCCGGCGAAAGGCCGGGTCCTGGGTGTGTTGCAGCGCGGTGCTGGCCATCGGTTCGGCCGCCCTGCGCTCGGCGTAGCTTTGCAGCAGCGCGCTTTTCTCTGCGCCTCGGCTCAGTTGCCAGAAGCCGAGCGACACCAGCAGCGGCAACAACAGCGCCACTACAATCGTCGGCACGATGCCCGGCCGAAAGCGCTTCATGGCATCGCCAGAAAGTCGGTCATCGCGATAGCTATACTCAAATGCATCGCCTGTCCCCCGGAGTCTTACCATGCTCAAAGCAGCCATCGTCCTGATGCTGATTGCCACGGTTGTCAGCCTGTTCAGCGGCCTGTTTTTTCTGGTCAAGGACGACAGCAGCTCGAATCGCCTGGTGATCGCCTTGAGTGTTCGGGTTGCCTTGGCCGCCACCACCGTTGGCTTGATCGCCTGGGGTTTCTACAGCGGCCAGTTAGTGTCTACTGCGCCTTGGTAATGCCTCAAAGCACGTAGACGAAAACGAACAGCCCGATCCACACCACGTCGACGAAGTGCCAGTACCAACTCGCCGCTTCGAAGCCGAACTGGTGCTCGTTATCGAAGTGTCCGCGCATGATCCGCATCAGCATCACGAACAGGATGATGGTGCCGATGGTCACGTGGGCGCCGTGGAACCCGGTGAGCATGAAGAACGTTGCGCCGTAGACGCCCGAACCGAGGGTCAGCCCCAGTTCGTGGTAGGCGTGTGTGTATTCTTCGGCTTGCAGCGCGAGGAACCCGCAGCCCAGCAGCACGGTGATCGCCAGCCAGATTTTAAGCGCGCCGCGATGGCCTTTTTCAAGGCGTGATGGGCGATGGTCACGGTGACGCTGGAGCTGACCAGCAAAATAGTGTTGATCAGCGGCAGGCCCCAGGGGCTGATGACTTCTTTAGGTGGCGGGAACAGTTTCGGGTCCGGGGTGTGCAGCAGCGGCCAGGCGAATTGAAAGTTCGGCCAGAGCATGTGGGCGATGCCCTTTGGGCCTTCGCCTCCCAGCGCCGGGCCAGAGATGTGCCGCACGTAAAACAGCGCACCGAAGAAGGCGATGAAGAACATCACCTCGGAGAAGATGAACCAACTCATGCCCCAGCGGAACGAGCGATCAAGCTGCGGGCTGTACAACCCCGCGCGGCTCTCCTTGATCACCGTGCCGAACCAGCCGAACAGCATGTAGGCCAGCAGCAGGCCGCCGACGAAAAAGATCAGCGGGCCGTGGGATTCCGGCCGTGCCGCTTTCAGGTCGTTGAACCAGGTGGCCAGGCCGTACACCGTGACCAGCATGCCGGCGGTGGCGATGATCGGCCATTTGCTCTGGGCGGGTACGTAATAGTGCTCATGAGTTGCCATTTATTGTTCTCCTTATCGGGCACGCTTCAACGCCTAGCCACCGGTGCTTGCAGCAGCCACGGGCGGATGACGTGCGGTGATATCGAACAGCGTGTAAGACAGCGTCAGGTGCTTCACATCCTTGGGCATGTCACGGTCAACGATGAAACGTACCGGCATCTCGATCCGTTGACCGGGCTGCAGCACTTGCTGGGTAAAGCAGAAACATTCGGTCTTGTGGAAGTACGCCGCCGCCTCGCTGGGCGCGATGCTCGGCACTGCCTGGGCGCTCATCGGGTGGTCGGTGGGGTTGTAGGCGACAAACAGCATTTCGCTCACCGCCCCGGGATAGGTGGTCAGTTCATTGCCCTTGGGATAGAACTCCCACGGCATGTCGGCGTTGTTCATCGACAGAAACTGCACGCGCACTTGCCGCGAGGTGTCGACCGTCTGTTCGCCTTCGTACTGCCCGGCGGTTTTGCCGTTGATGCCGAAGGCCTTGCACATCACGTCGTAGATCGGCACAAGGGCAAACCCGAATACAAACATCGCTACCACCACCATCAGCAGGCGCGTGACCAGTTTTTTCAGAGAAATTGAATCAGCCATGATGTCTGCCCTCACGCCCAAGCCCTGTGGGAGCGAGCCTTTGTGGCGAGGGAGCTTGCTCCCGCTGGGCTGCGAAGCGGCCCCAAAAGCTTTGCGTCTGCTTCGCAGCCGAGCGGGAGCAAGCTCCCTCGCCACACAAGTTCGCTCCCACATGGGTTACAGCGTTCATTTCACTTCCGGCGGGGTGGTGAAGGTGTGATACGGCGCCGGTGACGGCACGCTCCACTCCAGACCT is a window of Pseudomonas sp. 10S4 DNA encoding:
- a CDS encoding cytochrome c oxidase assembly protein; this translates as MADSISLKKLVTRLLMVVVAMFVFGFALVPIYDVMCKAFGINGKTAGQYEGEQTVDTSRQVRVQFLSMNNADMPWEFYPKGNELTTYPGAVSEMLFVAYNPTDHPMSAQAVPSIAPSEAAAYFHKTECFCFTQQVLQPGQRIEMPVRFIVDRDMPKDVKHLTLSYTLFDITARHPPVAAASTGG
- a CDS encoding twin transmembrane helix small protein — translated: MLKAAIVLMLIATVVSLFSGLFFLVKDDSSSNRLVIALSVRVALAATTVGLIAWGFYSGQLVSTAPW
- a CDS encoding SURF1 family protein is translated as MKRFRPGIVPTIVVALLLPLLVSLGFWQLSRGAEKSALLQSYAERRAAEPMASTALQHTQDPAFRRVHLYGQFDAEHSLLLDNRQRNGKVGVELLQPFHDQATGLWLLVNRGWLPWPERRTPPQFKTPTEAQSIDAWVYVSPGATFQLHADPTTSTWPKLITAVEPAKLWASLNREGFAYELREETGPASYQADWPVVAMGPEKHIAYAVQWFAMAIALFGLFIYLGWHNAKEKHHGSGHESTQHV